In Lycium ferocissimum isolate CSIRO_LF1 chromosome 11, AGI_CSIRO_Lferr_CH_V1, whole genome shotgun sequence, a single genomic region encodes these proteins:
- the LOC132037824 gene encoding uncharacterized protein LOC132037824 has protein sequence MTKPSKVQQVTDFHHHDLLSCRSKMCKKIHQKEKRPKSSEKKEWEGATCAVCMEHPHNAVLLLCSSYDKGCRPYMCATSYRFSNCLEQYKKAYTKVTSIEGSEPGLLSTDDPNCSSGAGSFAGDSVAQLLCPLCRGQVKGWTVVEPARKHLNAKKRTCMHENCSFVGTYKKLRKHVRREHPSACPLEVDPSLAEKWKKLEHERELNDVFSTIRSAMPGAIVMGDYVIEGNFGGLHRNFGLDNHLDETVFRSEPFGSRWNDNIHSDDLFDDGYQSFDSDDFFAHHSGTGAASNVFNRISRLHSRLLLGRSRRRQRHRASSRIR, from the coding sequence ATGACAAAACCAAGCAAGGTGCAACAGGTAACTGATTTCCATCACCATGATTTGCTGTCTTGCCGCTCAAAAATGTGCAAGAAGATTCACCAAAAGGAGAAACGACCAAAATCAtcagagaagaaagaatgggAAGGGGCAACTTGCGCAGTTTGCATGGAGCATCCTCACAATGCAGTGCTGCTGCTGTGCTCTTCTTATGACAAGGGATGTCGTCCTTATATGTGTGCTACTAGCTATCGTTTCTCAAATTGTCTTGAGCAGTACAAGAAAGCATATACTAAAGTCACTTCAATTGAGGGCTCTGAACCAGGGTTGCTGTCAACTGATGATCCTAATTGCTCGTCAGGAGCAGGTTCGTTTGCTGGGGATTCAGTAGCTCAACTCCTATGCCCACTCTGTCGTGGACAGGTAAAGGGTTGGACGGTTGTGGAACCTGCACGTAAGCATCTAAATGCAAAGAAGAGAACATGCATGCATGAAAATTGCTCATTTGTTGGAACGTACAAAAAGTTAAGGAAACATGTAAGACGGGAGCATCCTTCAGCATGCCCCCTTGAAGTAGACCCTTCACTTGCAGAGAAATGGAAGAAGCTTGAGCACGAGAGAGAGTTGAACGATGTGTTTAGCACAATCAGATCTGCCATGCCTGGGGCAATTGTAATGGGAGATTATGTAATAGAGGGTAATTTCGGAGGCCTCCATAGGAATTTTGGATTGGATAACCATCTCGATGAGACTGTTTTTAGGTCAGAACCTTTTGGCAGTCGCTGGAATGATAATATCCACTCAGATGATCTTTTCGATGATGGCTATCAGTCATTTGATTCGGATGATTTTTTCGCCCATCATTCTGGCACTGGGGCTGCATCTAATGTTTTCAACAGAATCTCTCGACTTCACAGTAGGCTCTTATTGGGAAGATCAAGAAGGCGGCAACGTCATCGAGCCAGTAGCAGAATTCGGTGA
- the LOC132037999 gene encoding uncharacterized protein LOC132037999: MKMKREGGVIISVYVESSSTKDYSQHGSNPFKKKIHPNPFSRKRGYDRRAQLLAYANELRHGNYQQISWKSHNSSNQKHKKWRWTRRIRSSFSRLFRRNDKQWRYEHIGRQGCKGEKRKAHFCNRLKCFFKDILGAWQFTKQS; the protein is encoded by the exons atgaaaatgaaaagagaaggAGGAGTTATAATCAGTGTCTATGTTGAATCTTCATCAACCAAAGATTATTCACAACATGGATCTAATCCCTTCAAGAAAAAGATTCATCCAAATCCATTTTCAAGAAAGAGAGGCTATGATCGTCGAGCACAACTGCTAGCCTATGCAAATGAGTTAAGGCATGGCAATTATCAACAAATATCATGGAAGTCTCACAATTCATCAAACCAAAAACACAAG AAATGGAGATGGACGAGAAGGATTAGATCGTCATTTTCCCGTTTGTTTCGTAGAAACGATAAGCAATGGAGGTATGAACACATTGGAAGACAGGGCTGCAAAGGAGAAAAAAGGAAAGCTCATTTTTGT AATAGATTGAAGTGCTTCTTTAAGGACATCTTAGGTGCCTGGCAATTCACTAAGCAATCGTGA